A single genomic interval of Zobellia nedashkovskayae harbors:
- a CDS encoding cupin domain-containing protein, with amino-acid sequence MNLSNIPSKEIIPGYHGKLVHSENMSLAFWTVEEGAIVPEHAHMNEQIMHVLEGRFEFTLNGNTKVYELNDIVIIPPHSPHSGKALTPCKLMDAFSPVREEYK; translated from the coding sequence ATGAACCTATCGAATATTCCTTCCAAAGAGATTATACCAGGTTATCACGGTAAACTGGTACATTCAGAAAACATGTCGCTTGCTTTTTGGACCGTAGAAGAAGGTGCCATTGTACCCGAACATGCCCATATGAACGAGCAAATAATGCACGTGCTGGAAGGGCGTTTTGAATTTACACTTAATGGCAATACAAAGGTTTATGAATTAAATGACATTGTTATTATCCCACCTCATAGCCCCCATAGTGGCAAAGCACTTACTCCCTGTAAACTTATGGATGCTTTTAGTCCGGTTCGTGAAGAGTACAAATAG
- a CDS encoding PorP/SprF family type IX secretion system membrane protein, which produces MKDIKRYFIFLMLVCAAAHGQQDPQYTQYMYNMSVVNPAYTTNEQGMLNFGALYRSQWKNAVGSPKTLTFFAHAPMSDKIEVGLSFITDNIGDGALKENNIYADFAYILKLDDKSNLSLGLKGGFTTFETNFNGFMLPEFQDDPAFNENLNSTFPNVGVGAFYHRQNFYAGVSAPNLLTTKHLENKDGINRVGSENIHLFLTSGYVYELNPDLKLKPSVLAKMVQGSPFTMDVSLNALFLNRFEGGLSYRLEDSVSAMFNIAATPALRIGYAYDYTLSNLSTYSSGSHEIFVLFNLDLLGLGKGYDKSPRFY; this is translated from the coding sequence ATGAAAGATATAAAACGATATTTTATTTTTCTGATGTTGGTGTGTGCTGCGGCCCATGGGCAACAAGACCCTCAATACACCCAGTACATGTACAACATGAGCGTGGTAAACCCTGCGTACACTACTAATGAGCAAGGTATGCTCAATTTTGGTGCACTGTATCGCTCACAATGGAAAAATGCAGTAGGCAGCCCTAAAACCCTGACTTTTTTTGCCCATGCCCCCATGAGCGATAAAATTGAAGTGGGGCTTTCTTTTATTACTGATAATATTGGTGATGGCGCGTTAAAAGAAAATAATATCTATGCCGACTTTGCCTATATCCTGAAGTTAGATGACAAGAGCAATCTCTCATTAGGTCTTAAAGGTGGCTTTACCACTTTTGAAACCAACTTTAACGGCTTTATGCTTCCAGAATTCCAAGATGACCCTGCTTTTAACGAAAACCTGAACAGTACATTCCCTAATGTGGGTGTTGGTGCTTTCTATCATCGTCAGAATTTTTATGCAGGAGTTTCCGCACCGAACTTACTGACAACAAAACATCTTGAAAATAAAGATGGAATTAATAGAGTTGGTTCTGAGAATATACATCTTTTTCTAACCTCTGGTTATGTTTACGAACTTAATCCAGATTTAAAACTAAAACCTTCCGTTCTTGCTAAAATGGTTCAAGGATCTCCTTTTACAATGGATGTATCACTGAATGCGCTTTTTTTAAATCGATTTGAAGGCGGATTATCCTATCGTTTGGAAGACTCGGTAAGTGCTATGTTTAATATTGCGGCCACACCAGCTTTACGAATAGGCTACGCTTACGATTACACCTTATCAAACCTAAGCACCTACAGTTCTGGTTCCCACGAAATATTTGTTCTTTTTAATCTCGATTTACTGGGCCTCGGCAAAGGATACGACAAATCACCTAGATTCTACTAA
- a CDS encoding SDR family oxidoreductase, protein MNISLEGKKALVGGSSGGIGKAIAQQLAESGASVTLMSRSEEKLKKIVAELPTNQGQNHDYLVVDFADFHDYREKIYNYFVTNTVDILVNNTQGPAAGSALEKQTVDYQEAFNLLFKTVAYTTELALKHMKANKWGRIINVASVSVKEPLSYLALSNTIRAAVVTWGKSLANDVGQYKITVNSVLTGYFDTERIAQLNSKKAEQLGISEDEVLADMESKVPVKRIGDPKEYGYLVAFLASENAAYITGTQIPIDGGLLKSL, encoded by the coding sequence ATGAATATATCATTAGAAGGTAAAAAAGCACTAGTTGGCGGTAGCTCAGGAGGAATAGGAAAAGCCATAGCACAACAATTAGCTGAAAGCGGAGCCAGCGTAACACTCATGTCCCGTAGTGAAGAGAAACTTAAGAAGATAGTAGCAGAACTACCTACTAACCAAGGTCAGAACCACGATTACCTAGTAGTTGATTTTGCCGATTTCCATGACTACCGCGAGAAAATTTATAACTATTTCGTTACTAATACAGTTGACATCCTTGTTAATAACACCCAAGGCCCTGCTGCCGGAAGTGCCTTAGAAAAACAGACTGTAGATTACCAAGAAGCATTTAATTTGCTATTTAAAACTGTAGCATACACTACTGAACTCGCCCTAAAACATATGAAAGCAAATAAATGGGGAAGAATTATAAATGTAGCTTCTGTATCCGTTAAAGAACCCCTTTCTTATTTAGCACTTTCAAATACCATAAGGGCAGCTGTAGTTACTTGGGGTAAATCATTGGCCAACGATGTAGGGCAATATAAAATAACAGTGAACAGTGTTCTGACTGGTTATTTTGACACTGAGCGCATCGCACAACTAAACTCTAAAAAAGCAGAGCAATTAGGGATTTCAGAAGATGAGGTCCTTGCAGATATGGAATCTAAAGTTCCTGTTAAGCGTATAGGAGACCCTAAAGAATATGGTTATCTGGTTGCCTTTTTAGCTTCAGAAAATGCGGCCTATATTACAGGTACTCAAATACCAATTGACGGCGGACTTTTAAAAAGTTTATAA
- a CDS encoding OmpA family protein — protein MKKFLFIWFILGITVSTFAQQELKRADTYFERAYYSDAIPLYEQMLPSNKSSKLIKNLADSYYHTFDMKAAARWYGYLISNYGENTDESYYFKLNQSLKAIGEYEKAQKTLIDFYVEKDQNDKVIQTERNFKYIKNVRAIGERFKIENLNINSTTSEFGAARIDSNLVYSASRKKTKTLPKLYRWNNENYLDIYSHPIEKITQGDSLSMPLSSAINSKMHEGTFTITKDRKTIYFTRNSKKKTEKDKISNLKIYRAQYVDGAWKNIIPLPFNSDNFSTEHPALSPDETKLYFASDREGGFGSFDLYVVLIQKDGFFGNPVNLGKEINTDKKEQFPFLDEDGNLYFASNGHPGFGLLDLFLSKTENGKFKSPDNLGLPVNSGYDDFSLSLDPNTNRGYFSSNRPGGKGSDDIYSLLETKPLLIEDCKQLIAGILTDKTTKLPLANATIELLDASGKMIEKIITSADASYKFQIACSNQYTITAHKEGYEDNSKIIISDTERNATIDGSLTLYSVKEREALKVKKALAKKEETEKLALAKAEKLKELEKANELERIQKEKQVAIKQKADLEKEERERLKKIEEVIATEEAIVKENERIIIKTEEIHFDYSLWYVRREARERLGKVVAIMKQNPGMVIEIGTHTDIRGNEEYNRDLSQKRANSAKEFMVKNGITADRIIAKGYGESQPIVKCETEESCSEEDHEWNRRCEMVVVKWQ, from the coding sequence ATGAAAAAATTCCTCTTCATATGGTTTATTCTGGGTATTACGGTATCAACCTTTGCCCAACAAGAACTGAAACGAGCAGACACCTATTTTGAGCGTGCGTATTATAGTGACGCTATTCCGCTATACGAGCAAATGTTGCCAAGTAACAAGAGTTCAAAGCTCATAAAAAACCTTGCCGACTCTTATTACCACACTTTTGATATGAAGGCAGCCGCACGTTGGTATGGCTATCTAATTTCTAATTATGGCGAAAACACAGATGAAAGCTATTATTTTAAACTAAACCAATCTTTGAAAGCTATTGGTGAATATGAAAAAGCACAAAAAACACTTATTGATTTTTATGTTGAAAAAGATCAGAACGATAAGGTGATTCAGACTGAAAGAAATTTCAAGTATATTAAAAACGTGCGTGCTATTGGCGAACGTTTTAAAATTGAAAACCTAAATATCAATTCCACTACGTCCGAATTTGGCGCGGCCAGAATAGACTCTAACTTGGTGTATAGTGCTTCCCGAAAAAAAACCAAAACTTTACCCAAGCTTTATAGATGGAACAATGAGAATTACCTTGACATATATTCTCACCCTATAGAAAAAATAACACAGGGCGATAGCCTTAGCATGCCGTTAAGCAGCGCTATTAATTCAAAAATGCACGAGGGTACTTTTACCATTACTAAAGACCGAAAAACAATCTATTTCACGAGAAATAGTAAAAAGAAAACCGAGAAAGATAAAATCAGTAATCTAAAAATATATCGTGCCCAATATGTAGATGGTGCTTGGAAAAACATAATTCCCCTACCCTTTAATAGTGATAATTTTTCTACGGAACACCCAGCTTTAAGTCCTGACGAAACAAAACTTTATTTTGCATCAGATCGCGAAGGTGGCTTTGGTTCTTTTGACCTCTATGTTGTACTTATTCAAAAAGATGGTTTTTTCGGAAATCCCGTCAATTTAGGAAAGGAAATAAATACGGATAAGAAAGAACAATTCCCATTTCTTGACGAAGACGGCAACTTATATTTTGCATCCAACGGTCACCCTGGTTTTGGGTTATTAGATTTATTTCTTTCAAAAACAGAAAATGGAAAATTTAAATCCCCGGACAATCTTGGATTACCTGTAAATAGTGGTTATGACGATTTTTCTTTGTCACTAGACCCTAATACCAATAGAGGTTATTTTTCATCCAATCGTCCTGGCGGAAAGGGTAGTGATGACATTTATTCGCTATTGGAAACCAAACCACTTCTTATTGAAGACTGCAAGCAGTTAATTGCGGGAATTCTAACGGATAAAACTACCAAACTTCCTTTAGCCAATGCTACAATAGAACTTCTGGATGCCAGTGGAAAAATGATTGAAAAAATCATCACTTCTGCCGATGCTTCTTATAAATTTCAAATCGCTTGTTCCAACCAATATACCATAACAGCCCACAAAGAAGGTTACGAGGATAATTCTAAAATCATTATTTCAGATACGGAAAGGAATGCGACAATAGACGGTTCCCTAACACTGTATTCAGTAAAAGAAAGAGAAGCTTTAAAAGTCAAAAAAGCTCTAGCTAAGAAAGAAGAAACAGAAAAATTGGCCTTAGCCAAGGCCGAAAAGCTAAAAGAATTAGAGAAAGCAAATGAGTTAGAACGCATACAAAAAGAGAAACAGGTTGCTATAAAGCAAAAAGCTGACCTAGAGAAAGAAGAGCGTGAACGTCTTAAGAAAATTGAGGAAGTCATTGCCACTGAAGAGGCCATTGTTAAAGAAAACGAGCGCATAATTATCAAAACCGAAGAAATTCATTTTGACTATAGCCTTTGGTACGTAAGACGCGAAGCTAGAGAACGTTTAGGAAAGGTGGTTGCTATAATGAAGCAGAACCCGGGTATGGTCATTGAAATTGGTACGCATACAGATATCCGAGGTAATGAGGAGTACAATCGTGACCTCTCACAAAAGCGTGCAAATTCCGCAAAAGAATTCATGGTCAAAAATGGTATTACAGCAGACCGCATTATTGCTAAAGGATACGGAGAATCTCAACCCATCGTAAAATGTGAAACCGAAGAAAGCTGTTCAGAGGAAGACCATGAATGGAACAGAAGATGCGAAATGGTAGTTGTAAAGTGGCAATAA